TGCACCAGCTAAAGAAGTTTCTATAGAAGGTCAGGGATTAACTGCTGTTGAAAAAATCTTCAACAAAAATGCAGTTGGTGTAACTCCAGGTAAAACATTACATGCAGGATCAGACGTACGTGTGAAAGTTAATATCGTAGGTTCCCAGGATACTACAGGTTTGATGACTGCTCAGGAATTAGAGTCGATGGCTGCTACAGTTATTTCTCCAATTGTTGATGGTGCTTACCAGTCAGGATGTCACACGGCTTCAGTTTGGGACAAAAAAGCGCAAGCTAATATTCCTAAATTAATGAAGTTCATGAATGATTTCGGTGTTATTACAGCTAGAGATCCTAAAGGGGAATATCATTCAATGACGGACGTTATTCATAAAGTGTTAAATGATATTACAATTGATGAGTGGGCAATTATCATCGGTGGAGATTCACATACACGTATGTCTAAAGGGGTTGCTTTCGGTGCCGATTCAGGAACTGTAGCTTTAGCTTTAGCAACAGGTGAAGCTTCTATGCCAATTCCGGAATCTGTAAAAGTTACTTTTAAAGGAGAGATGAAACAACACATGGATTTCCGTGATGTAGTTCATGCGACGCAATCTCAAATGTTGAAGCAATTTGATGGTGAGAACGTTTTCCAGGGACGTATTATTGAGGTTCATATCGGAACTTTATTAGCTGACCAGGCGTTTACATTTACAGACTGGACAGCAGAAATGAAAGCGAAAGCTTCTATCTGTATTTCTCAGGACCAAACATTAATTCAATCCTTAGAAATTGCTAAGTCTCGTATCCAAATCATGATTGATAAAGGTATGGACAACAAAAACCAGGTTTTACAAGGTTTAATTGATAAAGCAAACAAGCGTATCGAGGAAATTAAAACAGGTGCTAAACCAGCATTAACTCCGGATGATAATGCAAAATACTATGCTGAAGTTGTTATCGATTTAGATTTAATCGAAGAACCAATGATTGCTGACCCAGACGTTAACAATGTTGATGTTTCTAAACGTTATACACACGATACCATTCGCGAATTATCTTTCTATGGAACAGATAAAAAAGTAGATTTAGGTTTCGTAGGTTCTTGTATGGTTCATAAAGACGATTTAAAAATTGTTTCTCAAATGTTACGTAATGTAGAAAAACAAAATGGGGAAGTTAAATTCAACGCACCTTTAGTAGTTGCAGCTCCTACATATAACATCATCGACGAATTAAAAGCTGAAGGTGATTGGGAAATGTTACAAAAATATTCAGGTTTCGAATTCTCAGATGCCTTACCTAAATCTACAGCACGTACAGAATACGAAAACATTATGTATTTAGAGCGTCCTGGTTGTAACTTATGTATGGGTAACCAGGAAAAAGCTGAAAAAGGAGATACTGTATTAGCTACTTCA
The Flavobacterium flavigenum genome window above contains:
- a CDS encoding bifunctional aconitate hydratase 2/2-methylisocitrate dehydratase, coding for MNIYKDYIQEIEERKAQGLHPKPIDGAELLSEIIAQIKDLNNEHREDSLKFFIYNTLPGTTSAAGEKAKFLKEIILGESEVKEITPAFAFELLSHMKGGPSIEVLLDLALGSDTVIAKQAAEVLKTQVYLYDADTARLAQAYSAGNTIAKEILESYAKAEFFTKLPEVAEEIKVVTYIAAEGDISTDLLSPGNQAHSRSDRELHGKCMITPEAQAEIKALQAQYPDASVMLIAEKGTMGVGSSRMSGVNNVALWTGKQASPYIPFVNIAPIVAGTNGISPIFLTTVDVTGGIGIDLQNWVKKTDAEGNVVRNEAGDPVLEEVYSVATGTVLTINTKTKKLYNGEKELKDISKSFTPQKLEFIKAGGSYAIVFGKKIQTFAAQALGVTAPTVFAPAKEVSIEGQGLTAVEKIFNKNAVGVTPGKTLHAGSDVRVKVNIVGSQDTTGLMTAQELESMAATVISPIVDGAYQSGCHTASVWDKKAQANIPKLMKFMNDFGVITARDPKGEYHSMTDVIHKVLNDITIDEWAIIIGGDSHTRMSKGVAFGADSGTVALALATGEASMPIPESVKVTFKGEMKQHMDFRDVVHATQSQMLKQFDGENVFQGRIIEVHIGTLLADQAFTFTDWTAEMKAKASICISQDQTLIQSLEIAKSRIQIMIDKGMDNKNQVLQGLIDKANKRIEEIKTGAKPALTPDDNAKYYAEVVIDLDLIEEPMIADPDVNNVDVSKRYTHDTIRELSFYGTDKKVDLGFVGSCMVHKDDLKIVSQMLRNVEKQNGEVKFNAPLVVAAPTYNIIDELKAEGDWEMLQKYSGFEFSDALPKSTARTEYENIMYLERPGCNLCMGNQEKAEKGDTVLATSTRLFQGRVVEDREGKKGESLLASTPVVVLSAILGRMPSIGEYKAAVEGINLTKFKPISTKL